In Thermodesulfovibrionales bacterium, the genomic stretch GCCAATGAGACCCCTGAGGGATGTGGACGCTCACAACATTGCCCAGAGTGTGTCATAAGAAATTCCGTGCATAATGCTTTTGCAGGACAAGCAGTCTACGGTGAAACTGCGGCGATGAAACTGAGCCATGACGGCCGCATTGATGATGTCTTCTTCAGTGTGACGACAACTCCTTTTAGCCACGAAAATAGCGCCTTTGCTCTTCTTATACTGGACGACATTTCGGCACAAAAGAAAATTGAAGAAGCTTTAAGCAAGGCCAACGAGCTCCTTGAGCAGCAGGCAATGACGGATCCCCTTACTGGCATTTATAACAGACTGAAATTTGATGAGATGTTTATGAAAGAAATAAGCAGGTCCAAGCGGCACAAAATTCCGTTCTCGCTCGTTATGTTCGATATAGATCATTTCAAAACGATAAATGACACCTGTGGTCATCATATAGGCGATACTGTCTTGCAGCAACTTACAGCCCACATATCGCAACATGTGAGGGAACACGACTGTTTTGCCCGGTGGGGAGGCGACGAATTCGTGATTTTGTTGACACACAATTCTTTGGAGACAGCGGCACGCTTTGCAGAAAACCTTCGCGCTGAAATAGAAGCATTATGGATCAGGGGACTGCAGAGGATCACTTGCAGTTTTGGTGTGGCTCAACTTAATGATGACGATGATATCTTTAGCCTCACGAAGCGAGCCGATGAGGCGCTTTATAAGGCGAAAGCATCTGGAAGAAATCGCGTAGAAAAATCATAGGAGTTATCACTTGTTGTGGTCTTTCCTGTCTATCCTTTGCCCGCCATACCGCCGGGGTGAAAGAGCATGCTTATGAAAGCGGGTATCATTATCTGTTAAATTCCGCTCGTACTCTGTAGGATAATGAAAATACTCTAAAGTTTCGACTTCTGTGAGCAGGGCTGCGACAGAAAAAGATTGACGGCAGAGCTCAGAGCCTGACCGTACCCAGCAAGCCAACAAGAGAGTCATGCTTCCTCGATGTCATCGGCGTAGATTTTGACGCCGATGCTCCTGCCGAGGAGCTCTATATTTACTACGAAGGTACACTGGTCCTCCTTCCTCTGGAGCACCCCCTCAGAT encodes the following:
- a CDS encoding sensor domain-containing diguanylate cyclase yields the protein MKKKEGGIYECLYRAGIICASRSGKQQLKGPDMSDFVGDSSFLQKLIDAVPAMLFIVDHDVRIIHLNRAASKLVGSSKEKVLMTIGGEILHCIYANETPEGCGRSQHCPECVIRNSVHNAFAGQAVYGETAAMKLSHDGRIDDVFFSVTTTPFSHENSAFALLILDDISAQKKIEEALSKANELLEQQAMTDPLTGIYNRLKFDEMFMKEISRSKRHKIPFSLVMFDIDHFKTINDTCGHHIGDTVLQQLTAHISQHVREHDCFARWGGDEFVILLTHNSLETAARFAENLRAEIEALWIRGLQRITCSFGVAQLNDDDDIFSLTKRADEALYKAKASGRNRVEKS